From one Leptospira licerasiae serovar Varillal str. VAR 010 genomic stretch:
- the atpH gene encoding ATP synthase F1 subunit delta produces the protein MSYSAIPKTYAAAFADASSSPEEAEQELDSIVSIFKIEPQFRDFFDTPSVKREDKEAVLLKTFQGKISEITLNFLQVLLRRGRFSFLSEIHEALKEELDRKAGRVRAKVKSYPAMDEASLSKLRDVLKERFKSEFILEASEDPSLLGGFVVRFQDLAIDSSMKSQLKKVRQTLLESKLPVGVVYEN, from the coding sequence ATGAGCTATTCTGCGATCCCAAAAACATACGCGGCCGCATTTGCGGACGCTAGTTCTTCTCCGGAAGAAGCCGAACAGGAACTGGATTCTATTGTAAGTATTTTCAAAATAGAACCTCAGTTTCGCGATTTTTTCGATACCCCTTCCGTTAAAAGGGAAGATAAAGAAGCGGTCCTATTAAAGACCTTTCAGGGGAAAATTTCGGAAATCACTCTGAATTTTTTACAGGTGCTTCTTCGCAGGGGAAGATTCTCATTTCTTTCCGAAATTCACGAAGCTTTAAAAGAAGAATTGGATCGTAAAGCAGGAAGAGTTCGCGCGAAAGTTAAAAGTTATCCCGCTATGGACGAGGCTTCTCTCTCCAAACTTCGGGACGTATTAAAAGAAAGATTCAAATCGGAATTCATCTTGGAAGCAAGTGAAGATCCGAGCCTTCTCGGAGGTTTCGTGGTCAGATTCCAAGACTTGGCGATCGACTCTTCCATGAAAAGCCAACTTAAGAAAGTAAGGCAAACCTTGCTGGAAAGCAAATTACCGGTCGGAGTGGTGTATGAAAATTAA
- a CDS encoding F0F1 ATP synthase subunit B encodes MFLLAADRGLGALLDVNPGLIIWTLITFTIVVIILKVFAWDVILKALDERAETIQNDIRKAADVRSEAESLLKDYETRIAQAKDQANGIVAEAKSDATNLKNKMLDDAAKEVKALKDTALKDIELAKSKALAELQGQIVDMTVQVAALVLEKQLKADDYKSFIENELGKIKKLSA; translated from the coding sequence TTGTTTCTCTTGGCAGCTGACAGGGGATTAGGCGCACTATTAGACGTTAATCCGGGTCTGATCATTTGGACCCTGATTACCTTCACGATAGTCGTTATTATCCTTAAAGTTTTCGCTTGGGATGTGATCCTCAAAGCTCTGGATGAAAGAGCTGAGACCATCCAAAACGATATTCGTAAGGCTGCTGACGTACGTTCCGAGGCGGAATCTCTGCTGAAAGATTATGAAACAAGAATCGCTCAAGCAAAAGACCAAGCTAACGGAATCGTAGCGGAAGCTAAATCGGACGCTACTAACCTGAAAAACAAAATGTTGGATGATGCTGCGAAAGAAGTGAAGGCTCTCAAAGATACCGCACTGAAAGATATCGAACTCGCAAAATCCAAAGCATTGGCAGAACTCCAAGGACAGATCGTGGACATGACCGTTCAAGTCGCGGCCCTGGTTCTGGAAAAACAGTTAAAAGCAGACGATTATAAGTCCTTTATCGAGAACGAGTTAGGCAAGATCAAGAAACTGAGCGCGTAA
- the atpE gene encoding ATP synthase F0 subunit C: MEFGLGYIGVGIAAGLAILGAGLGIGRIGGSAAEGISRQPDAAGKIQTAMIISAALIEGAALFAIVIAFLAGGTLNTAVSKASAAKTEVSAPAEGK; this comes from the coding sequence ATGGAATTCGGACTAGGTTACATTGGAGTAGGAATCGCAGCTGGACTCGCTATTTTAGGCGCAGGACTCGGAATCGGAAGAATCGGTGGCTCTGCTGCTGAAGGAATCAGCCGTCAACCTGATGCAGCTGGAAAAATCCAAACTGCAATGATTATCTCTGCAGCCCTTATCGAAGGTGCGGCTCTGTTCGCAATCGTTATTGCGTTCCTCGCAGGTGGAACTCTGAATACAGCAGTTAGCAAAGCATCTGCTGCTAAAACTGAAGTTTCCGCACCGGCTGAAGGTAAATAA